The nucleotide sequence CAGCACCACCGCCTGGTACGGCGCGAGCAGCGGACCGGCCCCGAGCCGTTCCCTGGCCGCGGCTGAGTACTCCGGTGTGACCATGAAGGGGTGCACACCGGCGGTGCGCTGACCTGCCAGTTCGGTCATCCTGGGGGCGAGCGCGGCCATGACACGTTCGCTCCGGGGCACCGGGACCGGGGCATCGTCCAGTGTGTCCAGGTAGGCGCCGATGTCGGCCAGGGGGCGGTACGGGCGTCCCGCGCCCTCGGCAGCCGCAGGGTCGCTCACGCCGAGCCCGAGCAGCAACCGCCGTCCGTACTCACTCTGCAGACGCGCGTGCCATCCCGCCATCTCCTCGGCCTGATGCCGCCAGATGCTCAGCACGCCGATGGCCACCTTCGTCGTGCGGGTGGCGCGCAGCAGCCGCTCCGAGTCGCCGAGGATGTCACCGCCGCCCAGTCCCGGGATCCACAGGGCTCCCCAGCCCAGCTCGTCCAACTCGGCGGCGGCGTCGGTGATCTGCCCCGGATCCGCCGTCCGCAACTCGATGCTCCAGAGCCCGGTGTGTCCCAACTGCATTGCGCTGTCCTGTCCGTCCTGACGCTGATGTGATGGCCGAAGTGAGTGACCGCTGTGACGCGGATGTCGTAGCAACGGTCAGATCTGGTTGCGTCCGCCGTCCACGAACAACTCGGTGCCGGTGATGAAGGTGCTCTGGTCCGAGGCGAGGAAGAGAGCGGCGTCGGCGATTTCTTCGGGGCGGCCGACGCGCGCCAGCGGGATGGTGCCGGCCATGAAGGTCTTCAGCTGGTCCGCCTGCTCCTGGTCGGCGGCGAGACCGTCGATACCCGGGGTGTCCACGGCGCCGGGGCTGATGCTGTTGACTCTGATCGCCCGGCCCTTGAGCTCGTTGGCCCAGGTGCGCGCGAAGGACCTCACCGCGGCCTTGGACGCCGCGTAGACACCGAAGGCCTCGTTGCCCAGGCTGCTCGCGTTCGAGCCGGTGAGGATGACGGAAGCGCCGTCGTTGAGCTGCGGCAGCGCCTTCTGGACCGTGAAGAGCATGCCCCGGACGTTGATGCCGAACGTCTCGTCGAAATGCTGCTCGGTGACCTGTTCCAGGGTGGCGAACTCACCCCCGCCTGCATTGGCGAACAGCACGTCGATCCCACCGCCCCGCCGACCGACGGCGTCGTAGAGCCGGTCGAGGTCGCCGAGGTCCGAGACATCGCTGCGTACGCCGGTCGCGTTCGCACCGATCTTGGCGACTGCCGCGTCGAGCGTCTCCTTGCGACGCCCGGTCACGAACACGTGCGCTCCCTCACCCGCGAACCGCTGTGCGGCGGCCAGGCCGATTCCACTGGTGCCGCCGGTGACGACGGCGGTCTTGCCCTCAAGCTGTCCCATGATCTGGTACTCCGCGTCCAGGAGTCGGATCGGCGCCCTTGATGTAACAATGTGTATTACATCAAGGGCGTGGCCGGTCCGAGGTGATTTTTAGTGGTCACTAAGAAACTAGGTCGCACCACGTGCGATGTCAAGGCGCGGGCGGACGGGTGGCGGGCGGGGTACCGCCGGAAAAATGCCTGCGGATCGTCATGCCGCACGGGTACGGTCGCTCGGTGACCGACGACGACGGGTACTTCGGAGAACGGGTGGCGAAGACGTACGACCAGTCCTCAGACGCCGAGTTCCAGGCCGAGATCGTGGAGCAGACCGTCGATCTGCTGGCGGAACTCGCCAACGGGGGACGGGCGTTGGAGCTGGCGATCGGTACGGGGCGGATCGCTCTGCCGTTGGCGCGGCGGGGGGTTCCGGTGCATGGCATCGATCTGTCGCGGGCCATGGTGGCGAAGCTGCGCGCCAAGCCCGGGGGTGAGGCGATCGGTGTCTCCATCGGGGACTTCGCCACCACGACCGTCGACACGGCGGCCGACGGGCCGTTCTCGCTCGCCTATCTCGTCTTCAACACCATCATGAACGTGGCCGACCAGGACGCTCAGGTCGCCTGCTTCCGCAACGTCGCCGCGCACCTCGCACCCGGTGGCTGCTTCGTCGTCGAGGTCATGGTTCCGGAGCTGCGCAAGATCCCGGCCGGGCAGAACATCGTCCCCTTCCACACGGGTCCGACCGGGTGGGCCTACACCGTCTACGACACCGTCACCCAGGACGCGACCTGTCACTACATCGACATCGCGGAGGACGGCCGGGGCGAGGCCCACTCGACGCCCTTCCGGTACGTCTGGCACGCCGAGCTGGACCTTATGGCCCAGCTCGCAGGCCTGCGGCTGCGCGAGCGCTGGGAGAGCTGGACGCGTGAGCCCTTCACCGAGCACAGCACCAAGCACATCTCGGTCTGGGAGAAGTCGGTCGGCTGACGGGACGTCAGCCGACCCTCGTCACGCGGCCGATCGGAAGACGTAGTCACCGGAGCCGACCCGGTACACGGCGTAACCGTCGCGCACGCTGTCGAACGTCGCGCCGGGCGGTGCCTGCACCGCCTGGCGGTCGCGCGCCGGGACGAGGATCTCCGCCGTCGCGCCGACCGGCACCCGTACATCGAGCGTGAAGCGGCCGGGTGCGCGGGTCCAGGCCGAACTCACCCGGCCGAGTGGGGATTCCACATGCGCCGAGGCGTTCGTGAGATCGCCGACCGGATACGGCTGGACCTTGATCTTCGTGTAACCGGGCGCCGCCGGCTCGATGCCCGCCACGCGCTGGTAGAGCCAGTCGTCGACCGTGCCCAGGAAGGCATGGTCGTGCGAGCGCGAGGTGTCCCCCCACTCCTCCCACATCGTCGTCGCGGCACACCGACCCCCCGACCGGTGTGCCGGGCGTCCTGGCGCCGAAGTTCCCCCAGGGCACGCAGCGTTCGGGCGGTGGATCGTGGTCCGAGCCTGCGCAGCAGTGGGGCGGCCATGGCGGGGCCGGTCCAGCCGCGCACCGACGCGCCGTCGACCCGCAGCAGGGTCGGCGCCCTCGGAGCACCGGCGCCGAATGCCAGTTCCCGCCAGCCGCTTACGCGTTCGTCACTCAGCGGCATCACCGTCAGCCTGCCGTCACAGGCCTGCGCGACCGCGCCGGAGATCTTGCGGCAGTTGGCGCACGTGCCGTCGAACGCCAAAACCCAACGAGAGGGTGAAGGGTGCAACAGAGCTCCTCCATGTGCGGTGTGATCAGCGGCGGTCGGCCGCCTCCGGAGCAGGGCCAGCAGCCGGGCGTTGTTCGCTTTCCGTAGCTGGCACTGAACAAACAGATACTGAACAATGGGCGAGTGGGGGTGAGTACGTGCCACGCAGAGAGACGCCACTGACCGGAGGCGACGGGCCGCTGTTGCGACTGGCCAGGGAGCTGCGGCAGTTGCGCGGCAGCGCCGGGTCCCCGTCCTACCGGGCCCTTTCGGCGCGGGCGCACTACTCCATCGCCACCCTCTCCGGCGCGGCGGCCGGACACCGACTCCCGACGCTCGACGTGACCCTTGCCTACGTACGCGCTTGCGGCGGAGACGTCGACGAGTGGGAGGAGCGCTGGCACCACGTCGCGGCGGAACTCGCCGCCGACACGGCCACGGAGCGTCACGAGGACGCGGGCCGCGAGGAGCACCGTCCGCCGTACGCCGGTCTGGCCGCCTTCGGCGCCGACGACTCCGACCGGTTCTTCGGACGCGAGCGGCTGGTCGAGGACCTGGCGAAGACCTTGGCCGAGCGCCGGTTCGTCGCCGTCTTCGGCGCCTCAGGCGCGGGCAAGTCGTCCGTGCTGCGCGCCGGTCTGCTGCCCCGGCTGCGGTCCGCGGGCTGTCGCGTCATCACCTTCACCCCTGGCCTGCACCCCCTGGAAGAACT is from Streptomyces sp. NBC_00370 and encodes:
- a CDS encoding TIGR03620 family F420-dependent LLM class oxidoreductase: MQLGHTGLWSIELRTADPGQITDAAAELDELGWGALWIPGLGGGDILGDSERLLRATRTTKVAIGVLSIWRHQAEEMAGWHARLQSEYGRRLLLGLGVSDPAAAEGAGRPYRPLADIGAYLDTLDDAPVPVPRSERVMAALAPRMTELAGQRTAGVHPFMVTPEYSAAARERLGAGPLLAPYQAVVLESDPGKARAAARGFLGGFLTMDHYAKNLLRQGFTEDDLTGGGSDRLIDAVVARGDVEAIGKRVQAHHDAGADHVCLHIVGADSGVPMAQWRELAALVN
- a CDS encoding glucose 1-dehydrogenase, which translates into the protein MGQLEGKTAVVTGGTSGIGLAAAQRFAGEGAHVFVTGRRKETLDAAVAKIGANATGVRSDVSDLGDLDRLYDAVGRRGGGIDVLFANAGGGEFATLEQVTEQHFDETFGINVRGMLFTVQKALPQLNDGASVILTGSNASSLGNEAFGVYAASKAAVRSFARTWANELKGRAIRVNSISPGAVDTPGIDGLAADQEQADQLKTFMAGTIPLARVGRPEEIADAALFLASDQSTFITGTELFVDGGRNQI
- a CDS encoding class I SAM-dependent DNA methyltransferase, encoding MTDDDGYFGERVAKTYDQSSDAEFQAEIVEQTVDLLAELANGGRALELAIGTGRIALPLARRGVPVHGIDLSRAMVAKLRAKPGGEAIGVSIGDFATTTVDTAADGPFSLAYLVFNTIMNVADQDAQVACFRNVAAHLAPGGCFVVEVMVPELRKIPAGQNIVPFHTGPTGWAYTVYDTVTQDATCHYIDIAEDGRGEAHSTPFRYVWHAELDLMAQLAGLRLRERWESWTREPFTEHSTKHISVWEKSVG
- a CDS encoding alpha-L-rhamnosidase C-terminal domain-containing protein produces the protein MWEEWGDTSRSHDHAFLGTVDDWLYQRVAGIEPAAPGYTKIKVQPYPVGDLTNASAHVESPLGRVSSAWTRAPGRFTLDVRVPVGATAEILVPARDRQAVQAPPGATFDSVRDGYAVYRVGSGDYVFRSAA